A DNA window from Roseovarius sp. Pro17 contains the following coding sequences:
- a CDS encoding FAD-dependent oxidoreductase → MKTTTQAIVIGGGVVGCSVLYHLTKLGWSDVMLLERSELTSGSTWHAAGGFHTLNGDTNMAALQGYTIRLYKELEEITGMSCGLHHVGGVTLADNADRFDMLLAERAKHRYMGLDTRIVTPEEIAQIAPVTNTDGIIGGLYDPLDGHLDPSGTTHAYAKAARMGGAVIETQCMVRETRQRADGTWDVVTDKGTIHAENVVNAGGLWAREVGAMAGVYLPLHPMEHQYIVTDDVPEIVARDTEHPHVMDPAGESYLRQEGRGLCIGFYEQPCQPWAVDGTPWDFGHELLPDNLDKIEASIEFAYRRFPALERAGVKSVIHGPFTFAPDGNPLVGPVPGMRGYWSACGVMAGFSQGGGVGLMLAQWMVHGECERDVGAMDVARFGDWITPGYTRPKVVENYQTRFSVSYPNEELPAARPFLTTPMYDIFSEMGAVWGQQYGLEVANYFATDDEPRYETPSFRRSNAHNATAREVRAVREAVGINEVQNFGKYLVTGPNARDWLDVIMAGRVPQPGRLSLTPMLSPAGRLMGDFTISCLSDNAFQLTASYGAQAMHMRWFQQHEAPDVHVENISDRLTGFQIAGPKAREVLIACAQGPVDDMRFLDLRRAIVGMTDCLIQRVSYTGDLGYEIYCDPMAQRALWDTLWQAGQPYGMRPFGMRAMMSLRLDKFFGSWGAEFSPDYTPGETGMDRFIQWSKPADFIGRAAAEAERSAGAARQLVAFHVDADDADAHWYEPIWLDGEVKGFVTSGGYSHHVGQSIALGLIPRAMASGGQQAQIEILGQMRNATLITAPLFDADGARMRG, encoded by the coding sequence ATGAAGACCACAACTCAGGCCATCGTAATCGGCGGCGGCGTCGTCGGATGCAGCGTACTGTATCACCTGACAAAGCTGGGTTGGTCCGACGTCATGCTACTGGAACGCTCCGAGCTGACGTCAGGCAGCACATGGCACGCGGCCGGTGGGTTTCACACCCTGAACGGCGACACCAATATGGCCGCCCTTCAGGGCTACACCATCCGCCTTTACAAGGAGTTGGAAGAGATCACCGGGATGTCCTGCGGCCTGCACCATGTCGGCGGCGTGACGCTGGCGGACAATGCTGATCGCTTTGACATGCTGCTGGCCGAGCGGGCCAAGCATCGCTACATGGGCCTCGATACCCGTATCGTCACGCCCGAGGAAATCGCCCAGATCGCGCCGGTGACGAACACCGACGGCATCATAGGCGGGCTCTACGATCCACTTGACGGCCACCTCGACCCCTCCGGCACGACCCACGCCTATGCCAAGGCCGCGCGCATGGGCGGCGCGGTGATCGAAACGCAGTGCATGGTGCGCGAGACACGGCAGCGCGCCGATGGCACGTGGGACGTCGTCACCGACAAGGGCACCATCCACGCTGAGAATGTCGTCAACGCAGGCGGCCTCTGGGCGCGCGAGGTGGGTGCGATGGCAGGTGTCTATCTGCCGCTGCACCCGATGGAGCATCAGTATATCGTGACGGACGATGTGCCCGAGATCGTCGCGCGCGACACCGAGCATCCGCACGTCATGGACCCCGCCGGGGAATCATATCTGAGGCAGGAGGGCCGCGGCCTTTGCATCGGATTCTACGAGCAGCCCTGTCAGCCATGGGCCGTGGACGGCACCCCTTGGGATTTCGGGCACGAGCTGTTGCCTGATAATCTGGACAAGATCGAGGCGAGTATAGAATTCGCATATCGTCGGTTTCCGGCACTGGAACGCGCGGGCGTCAAATCGGTCATTCACGGTCCCTTCACCTTTGCGCCCGATGGCAACCCGCTGGTCGGCCCGGTGCCGGGGATGCGCGGCTACTGGTCGGCTTGCGGCGTCATGGCCGGGTTCAGTCAGGGCGGCGGCGTCGGGCTGATGCTGGCGCAGTGGATGGTTCATGGCGAATGCGAACGCGACGTCGGTGCGATGGACGTGGCGCGCTTTGGCGACTGGATCACGCCGGGCTATACAAGGCCCAAGGTGGTCGAGAATTACCAGACGCGGTTCTCGGTAAGCTACCCGAACGAGGAACTGCCCGCCGCCCGGCCCTTCCTGACGACGCCGATGTATGACATTTTCAGCGAGATGGGCGCCGTTTGGGGCCAGCAATATGGGCTAGAGGTAGCCAACTACTTCGCGACTGACGACGAGCCGCGCTATGAGACGCCCAGCTTTCGCCGCTCGAACGCACATAATGCGACTGCGCGCGAGGTCCGTGCCGTCCGCGAAGCAGTCGGCATCAATGAGGTGCAGAATTTCGGTAAGTATTTGGTGACGGGGCCTAATGCTCGTGATTGGCTGGACGTCATCATGGCGGGGCGCGTGCCACAGCCGGGGCGGCTATCGCTAACGCCTATGTTGTCGCCCGCCGGGCGGCTGATGGGTGATTTCACCATTTCCTGCCTGTCCGATAACGCGTTCCAGTTGACCGCCTCCTACGGCGCGCAGGCTATGCATATGCGCTGGTTCCAGCAGCATGAGGCGCCAGACGTGCATGTCGAGAACATCAGCGACCGCCTGACCGGGTTTCAGATAGCAGGCCCCAAGGCGCGTGAGGTGTTGATCGCATGCGCGCAGGGTCCGGTGGATGACATGCGCTTCCTAGATTTGCGCCGCGCGATTGTGGGCATGACCGATTGCCTCATTCAGCGGGTTAGCTACACTGGCGATCTGGGATATGAAATCTACTGCGATCCTATGGCGCAGCGCGCGCTGTGGGATACGCTCTGGCAGGCGGGGCAACCGTACGGAATGCGCCCGTTTGGCATGCGCGCGATGATGTCGCTGCGCCTTGATAAGTTCTTTGGCTCGTGGGGCGCGGAATTCTCGCCCGATTACACACCGGGCGAGACAGGCATGGACCGGTTCATCCAGTGGAGCAAACCCGCCGATTTCATCGGCCGCGCCGCCGCCGAGGCGGAGCGCAGCGCAGGTGCCGCGCGCCAATTGGTCGCGTTTCATGTCGACGCCGACGATGCCGACGCGCATTGGTACGAGCCGATCTGGCTGGACGGCGAGGTCAAGGGATTCGTCACCTCCGGCGGCTACTCGCACCATGTTGGGCAGTCCATCGCGCTGGGATTGATCCCGCGCGCCATGGCGAGTGGCGGACAACAAGCGCAGATCGAAATACTGGGGCAGATGCGGAATGCCACCCTGATCACCGCGCCCCTCTTTGACGCGGATGGCGCGCGCATGCGGGGGTAA
- a CDS encoding cytochrome P450 encodes MTLPPKPPSRPGRVSLWRYLQLFRADILSAQPARLYRAWMAEFRTPFFRSYLCNQPDLVDLVLKGRPDDFPKSDRVREGLTPLLGNSVFVTNGEVWKRQRRIIDPAFEGGRLRDVFPAMLEAGQSAVRRLAPLADGTPRDIEGEASHVAADVIFRTLFSIPIENKVAARVFNEFRDHQRTQPVVNLAALIPLPAWMPRFHSRSTRRTAEVIRSLIRELTSGRMTQIEAGDAPDDLATKIMTTADPETGQRFDTEEMVDQVAIFFLAGHETSASALGWALYLLALYPEWQDRVAAEAEAAFGAGPPEFSHMSKLAQTRDVFRETLRLYPPVPMMVRQARCPEVFRDRKISPGAQIVLSPWHLHRHERIWGAPDAFDPARYGTEAGRKCLREAFIPFSAGQRVCPGAGFAMIEGVLLLAMLVRAYRFEVVPERPAMPVAHLTVRGKDGIWLRITPR; translated from the coding sequence ATGACTCTGCCGCCGAAACCACCGTCGCGACCCGGTCGCGTGTCGCTGTGGCGCTATCTGCAACTGTTCCGCGCCGATATCCTGTCGGCCCAGCCCGCGCGCCTCTATCGCGCGTGGATGGCCGAGTTTCGCACGCCGTTCTTTCGCTCGTACCTATGCAATCAGCCGGACCTTGTGGACCTCGTGCTAAAGGGGCGGCCCGACGATTTTCCCAAATCTGACCGCGTGCGCGAGGGGCTGACGCCACTCTTGGGAAATTCCGTGTTCGTCACCAATGGCGAGGTGTGGAAGCGCCAGCGGCGCATCATCGACCCGGCCTTTGAGGGCGGGCGTTTGCGCGACGTCTTTCCGGCGATGCTGGAGGCGGGGCAGAGCGCGGTGCGCCGCCTTGCGCCACTGGCCGATGGCACACCCCGCGATATCGAGGGCGAGGCGAGCCATGTAGCCGCGGACGTGATTTTCCGCACGCTTTTCTCGATTCCGATCGAAAACAAGGTGGCGGCGCGTGTGTTCAACGAGTTTCGCGATCACCAGCGCACGCAGCCGGTGGTAAACCTAGCGGCGCTGATCCCGTTGCCCGCATGGATGCCCCGGTTTCACAGCCGCAGCACGCGGCGCACCGCCGAGGTCATTCGCAGCCTCATCCGTGAACTGACGAGTGGGCGCATGACGCAGATCGAGGCTGGGGATGCCCCGGACGATTTGGCGACCAAGATTATGACGACTGCCGACCCAGAGACCGGCCAGCGCTTTGATACCGAAGAGATGGTTGATCAGGTCGCGATCTTCTTTCTTGCGGGGCATGAAACCAGTGCGTCGGCGCTGGGATGGGCGCTTTATCTGCTGGCCCTCTATCCCGAGTGGCAAGACCGCGTGGCAGCGGAGGCCGAGGCGGCGTTTGGCGCTGGCCCTCCCGAATTCTCGCACATGTCCAAGCTGGCCCAGACGCGCGATGTTTTCCGCGAAACCCTGCGCCTTTATCCGCCGGTACCGATGATGGTGCGGCAGGCGCGTTGCCCTGAGGTTTTTCGAGATCGTAAAATATCCCCCGGCGCGCAGATCGTGCTTAGCCCGTGGCACCTGCACCGGCACGAACGGATATGGGGCGCGCCAGACGCGTTTGATCCGGCGCGCTACGGGACAGAGGCGGGGCGCAAATGTCTGCGTGAGGCGTTCATACCCTTTTCCGCCGGGCAGCGCGTCTGCCCCGGTGCGGGATTTGCGATGATTGAGGGCGTGCTGCTGCTGGCGATGCTGGTGCGCGCTTATCGCTTTGAGGTGGTGCCAGAGCGCCCAGCGATGCCGGTCGCGCATCTGACTGTGCGTGGCAAGGACGGCATCTGGCTAAGGATCACGCCGCGCTGA